CTCATCGGATGAATCCGCATTCGCATCTTCATCGTACTCGGCACTCACAAACCCTTGTGCTTTTGCAGACTTTTTTGTACCTTTTTTGGGTGTTGGCTCCGGATTGCTGTCGCTATCGCTGTCGGAAAAAGCCTCACTTTCTCCATCGCTGCTATTTTCGTCAAAGTCCATCTCTgccttttttggtttcttggctgctttctgttgttttttggctGCTTTCTTTGATATAGGCGGCGGCTTGGCATCGTCGTCAAATTCGATTGTGACAAAGCCTTTTGGTGTATCAATCTCCAGCGGCGGCTCGACATCACTTGGCTTCGATGTGGGGACTTCTGTAGGGACACCCAGTTTTGGTCGAGTAGCGCCGCTTTCGATAAGCGAGAGATCCACAAGACCCAGGCTGGTGGGACGGCAGCCAATACTTGTGCTGGCAATGAATGTAAGCTCGCGTTTTTCCAGTTGACAGCGCCACACTTTGATTTCGCCAGCACTAAAAGAGGATGCATTACAAGGGCACTTCAAGGGGGATTCATCCACTTACCTGGACACTGTGACCAGTGTGTTGTTTAAGCAAGCCACGGCCTTGACCCGAGCAGCATGAGCAGGCAGTATCTTTGGCTGTGATGGAGGACGGGGGGAATAAAAATCGAAATGAGTTCAAGGAAATACGAGAGAAATCCTCCTTGTTACACTCACCTCAGCCTCCTTATCGTCTGTGAGGGATATCCAAGCAATACTGCCATTCTCCAGACCCGACAGGCATTCTGTTTCGCCCACCCATGCCACACATATCGGTCTGGATGGGGTCTTGGCCCGCCTCGCCACATTGGCCGTCTTTATGTCCCAGATCTCTAGCACCTGATGGCCAGTCAGGGTGAAATGTTCGCCATCCGTAGACCAGGAGAGACAGTCAGGTGCCCCACCCAAGGTGGTCTTGCTCTTCAAGTTGGTTCTATAGACGACGCGTCCTTTGACCAAGTTCCAGGTATTCAGAATGCGATCGCCGCCCAGAGAGAGGCACAATTTGCTGCTGGGATGGCAACTAATGTGTGTAATGGGCGTGCCAGCATGCGCCTTCTTCCAgtccccagccacagcccaaCTACCCACGCGAGTGGCCTTCAGTTGTCCATCGGAGCTGCCCGACAAGAGATGCGACATGTCCGGGGCGAAGGACAGCGTGTTTATGGTTCCACTATGCGAGAGCAGGACTTGAGATAGCTTCCGCTGGCGCATGTCGTAGACAAAAATGCGATCGTCGCTCCCACCGCTGGCCACCCAAGGGCCCTGCACCGAAATGCATTTGATGGCGCCGGCATGGGACTTGTCTGCAAACGTTTGCCTCAGCAGCATCTTGCTCTCGTCTTTGACCTCCTCCTCAACTATCTGGTAGCCCAGTAGGTATTCCTCGTAGGTGCCCACAATGATCTCAATGTCTGGGCACATCTCTGCAGTGGAAACTTCTTTCTGTGGCggcattttaaatttgtttatacGAGAACCGCAGGAATCTTAGCACGTGTGTGCGTCGGGGTGGCAACCACTAAACGATAACTAGAGGTGGCCGATAGCCGCACAATCGATAGCCGGATAGAAGGTTCTCGTGAATTTATTTTGGCGGACTGAAAGCTATGTTTAATCGTGCTTATAAAAGTTAAACTCCCTTTTAATTGAAacgaatgcaattaaaatttgcaTGATTAAGAAAAATTTACAGATATGTTATATAGCTTGATTTAATGGCTCGTGTGCCGGATTCGATAGTGTTTTTGCCTGCATTTTAACAGACATCGATACAGACATCGAAACATCGATATATAGTAGATACGtaagcgaaagaaaaaaaggagaagacAAACGTCAAAAGTCCCCTTTATAGATTTAAATTTGAACTTATGTATTGAACTACAAATTAGCTCAAAAAAAGCTTTTATTGATTTCAGTATTCAATTGGTGTGCGTGGGTGTGCAGTTTGTATACGGTCACACTGCGGCACACACATACTGGATTCCAtctgcggtcacactgatGTGAATTGATGCCGGAATTTGCAAGAAAATTTAccagaaaattcaattaaaaccaGAACGCAAATATCTGAAAGTGCTTCAAGCGTTTGAGTTATAATTGAAGGTCTTTTACCGGAGGACAGGAGTCGAAAGACGTGCCCTAACACACAGAAAGTCGCGCCGCAATGTCCAAGAGCTCTGGGTGagtgttttttattgttgaatattttctttaattgtTATAAGCACTATATAAACTGTGGGAAATCTGTGAATAAAATGCTCCTATTATCTACAAAAACAGGCGTGACCGGGAGCGAGAACGCGACCGGGACAGAGATCGCGAGCGGGACCGCGACAGCAAGCATGAGAGCCGCGGCAGTCGGGATAACCATCCACATGAGAGCCGTGGCAGTCGGGACTATGAGATGAGTAAATCTCGTAATGGAGGCGGCAACAGTGCCGGTAGCAGCTCGCGCGGCAGCCGCGATGACCGCAAGCGTGGCAAGGAGCTGTCTAGTAGGGACAAGGACAATGATCGCGGGCGGCGTGATGACAAGCGACGGCGGCGATCCTGGTCGAAGGAGTATGATAAGGATAAGTAAGCTAATGTTGCCAACAAGTGGTTCGATTACATCTGATTCAATCAATTCGAATTCTTTGCAGGCGCCAGGATAAGGAACGCGACAGAGATCGCGAACgtcagagggagagggaaaagGATCGGGAGCGTGACAAGGATAAGGAACGCGACAGGGAGAAGGATCGGGATCGCGAGCGGGACCGCGAACGTCACAGAGATCGTGAGACAGAACGACGACATCCGGTTGCCGTTGCCCCCCTAGTCATCCGCCTGTCCTCCTCCAGCTCTTCCGATGCGGAGGTGGAAGAGATCGACAAGGAGGAGCAACAGCGTCGCCTAGAGCAAGAGATGATCAAGCGTCGCGAGCGCATCGAGCGTTGGCGGGCCGAACGGAAGCGTGAAAACAAGGCGTCCGCACCAGCCGTTGTGAAAACGGCTAAAAAGTGGAGCCTGGAGGACGAGTCCGAGGAGGACGACAGCAATCACGCACCTCCGCTGGATAGCAGCGCCAAGAAAGACACAGAGGAGCCCGACTCGCCCCCATCCAAGTTTCACAGCATTCGCAAGCGTTTCGATGATGATGTGGTCGAAGCGAAATTCTCGCCCATGAAGCGTCCCACCTTTAGCAAGACCTTCGGTGTGAAGCTCGGCATAGGTTTGTCTCCCACTTCGTCTACGTCCAAATCGAACAAAGTCGATAAGAAGGAGATTCCCGGTGGAGATACCAAATCGAAGATCAAAAAAGAGTCAGAGGCAAGCAAACCAATTGAGCCCAAAGTTGAGCCCAAAAATGAAGAGAACACCCCACCACTACCACCAGTAGGACCACCagagccaccaccaccagcaacagcagcaccagcaccagcagtggTGGTGCCagaggcagccgcagcagtcGTCAAGCAGGAGCCAGCCGAAGCGAAACAGGAAGAGCCCAAGAAGCAGCCAGAAGAGGAGATTGATCCGTTGGATGCCTACATGCAGGAGGTCAACAAGGAGATGCGACGCGTCAATAACTTTGTGGAGCCGCCCAGCCAAACCCAGGGCGTTGTCATACTCACGGGCGTCGCCAAGAAGAAGTCAACTGAGTCGAAAAAGGGCGAACTGATTGAACAGAATATGGACAGCCTGGAGTACTCGAGTGAGGATGAGCTGGAGGACATACGCGACACGGCCGTCAATCTGGCAATGAAGCATCGCAAGGAGCTGGCTAAGATCGATCACTCGTCGGTGAGCTATGCCCCATTTCGGAAGAACTTTTACGTGGAAGTGCCCGAATTGTCGCGCATGACCCCATCGGACGTGGAGAAGTATCGCACGGAGCTGGAGGGTGTCCAAGTGAAAGGCAAGGGCTGTCCCAAGCCCATTAAGGTGAGTCCGGCAGCAGCATATCCGCAGCATCTATGAACGATCCATTTTATCATCATTGTTTAATCCATAGACATGGGCACAGTGCGGCGTCAGCAAGAAAGAGATGGATGTGCTGCGGAAGCTGGGCTTTGAAAAGCCCACGCCAATCCAGTGCCAGGCCATACCGGCCATCATGTCCGGACGGGATCTGATAGGTATTGCTAAAACTGGCAGTGGCAAGACGTTGGCATTCATTTTACCAATGTTTAGGCACATCCTGGACCAGCCGAACCTCGACGAGGGCGATGGTGCCATCGCTATCATAATGGCACCGACACGCGAACTCTGCATGCAGATCGGCAAGGACATCAGGCGCTTTAGCAAGAGTCTGGGCCTGCGGCCAGTCTGCGTTTACGGCGGCACTGGCATTTCCGAACAGATCGCCGAACTGAAGCGCGGCTCTGAGATAATTGTGTGCACACCAGGACGCATGATCGATATGCTGGCCGCAAACTCGGGCCGTGTCACCAATCTGCGTCGCGTCACGTACGTCGTTTTGGACGAGGCCGACCGCATGTTCGACATGGGCTTCGAGCCGCAGGTGATGCGGATCATTGACAATGtgcgcccagatcggcagacGGTGATGTTCAGCGCCACATTCCCTCGGCAAATGGAGGCCCTGGCACGTCGCATCCTGAAGAAGCCCATCGAGGTGATTGTAGGCGGCCGATCGGTTGTGTGCAAGGATGTGGAACAGCATGTGGTCATACTTAACGACGAGTCCAAGTTCTTCAAGCTCCTGGAACTGCTGGGCATCTACCAGGAGGCGGGCAGCATCATTGTCTTTGCGGACAAGCAGGAGAATGCCGACATTCTGCTGCGCGATCTCATGAAGGCCTCGTATCCCTGCATGAGTCTCCATGGGGGCATCGATCAGTTTGACCGTGACTCCACCATCATTGACTTTAAGTCCGGTAAGGTGCGACTCCTGATTGCCACCTCGGTGGCAGCACGCGGCCTCGATGTCAAGGATCTCATTCTGGTGGTCAACTACGATGTGCCCAATCACTACGAGGACTATGTCCACA
The sequence above is a segment of the Drosophila pseudoobscura strain MV-25-SWS-2005 chromosome X, UCI_Dpse_MV25, whole genome shotgun sequence genome. Coding sequences within it:
- the LOC4815204 gene encoding p21-activated protein kinase-interacting protein 1-like translates to MPPQKEVSTAEMCPDIEIIVGTYEEYLLGYQIVEEEVKDESKMLLRQTFADKSHAGAIKCISVQGPWVASGGSDDRIFVYDMRQRKLSQVLLSHSGTINTLSFAPDMSHLLSGSSDGQLKATRVGSWAVAGDWKKAHAGTPITHISCHPSSKLCLSLGGDRILNTWNLVKGRVVYRTNLKSKTTLGGAPDCLSWSTDGEHFTLTGHQVLEIWDIKTANVARRAKTPSRPICVAWVGETECLSGLENGSIAWISLTDDKEAEPKILPAHAARVKAVACLNNTLVTVSSAGEIKVWRCQLEKRELTFIASTSIGCRPTSLGLVDLSLIESGATRPKLGVPTEVPTSKPSDVEPPLEIDTPKGFVTIEFDDDAKPPPISKKAAKKQQKAAKKPKKAEMDFDENSSDGESEAFSDSDSDSNPEPTPKKGTKKSAKAQGFVSAEYDEDANADSSDEAIEATPKSKARKSKEAKGKAPKPAVEQDSDQSSSDSDSVPKRKRKQPPSHAPAKRKVKKQTR
- the Prp5 gene encoding probable ATP-dependent RNA helicase DDX46 isoform X1; translation: MSKSSGRDRERERDRDRDRERDRDSKHESRGSRDNHPHESRGSRDYEMSKSRNGGGNSAGSSSRGSRDDRKRGKELSSRDKDNDRGRRDDKRRRRSWSKEYDKDKRQDKERDRDRERQREREKDRERDKDKERDREKDRDRERDRERHRDRETERRHPVAVAPLVIRLSSSSSSDAEVEEIDKEEQQRRLEQEMIKRRERIERWRAERKRENKASAPAVVKTAKKWSLEDESEEDDSNHAPPLDSSAKKDTEEPDSPPSKFHSIRKRFDDDVVEAKFSPMKRPTFSKTFGVKLGIGLSPTSSTSKSNKVDKKEIPGGDTKSKIKKESEASKPIEPKVEPKNEENTPPLPPVGPPEPPPPATAAPAPAVVVPEAAAAVVKQEPAEAKQEEPKKQPEEEIDPLDAYMQEVNKEMRRVNNFVEPPSQTQGVVILTGVAKKKSTESKKGELIEQNMDSLEYSSEDELEDIRDTAVNLAMKHRKELAKIDHSSVSYAPFRKNFYVEVPELSRMTPSDVEKYRTELEGVQVKGKGCPKPIKTWAQCGVSKKEMDVLRKLGFEKPTPIQCQAIPAIMSGRDLIGIAKTGSGKTLAFILPMFRHILDQPNLDEGDGAIAIIMAPTRELCMQIGKDIRRFSKSLGLRPVCVYGGTGISEQIAELKRGSEIIVCTPGRMIDMLAANSGRVTNLRRVTYVVLDEADRMFDMGFEPQVMRIIDNVRPDRQTVMFSATFPRQMEALARRILKKPIEVIVGGRSVVCKDVEQHVVILNDESKFFKLLELLGIYQEAGSIIVFADKQENADILLRDLMKASYPCMSLHGGIDQFDRDSTIIDFKSGKVRLLIATSVAARGLDVKDLILVVNYDVPNHYEDYVHRCGRTGRAGKKGSAYTFITPEQSRYAGDIIRALDLSGCLVPAELQTLWTEYKSAQEAEGKKVHTGGGFSGKGFKFDEQEFNAVKESKKLQKAALGLADSDDDEDIEQDIDQQIEQIFAAKRTVKDTSITAATAAAAAAAAAAAAVGGNAALATAAAQAAAAATAANLAMASASSTTGAGQQATPGIVLSSDKLELAKRLASKINSSKNLDTKGSQVSSVEPILKGHPAAGSVLTARTVAEQMAAKLNNKLNYQPKEDEEAIGTLIANSNSFTKYEEELEINDFPQQARWKVTSKEALAQISEYSEAGLTVRGTYVPQGKPPPEGERKLYLAIESCSELAVQKAKREITRLIKEELLKLSSSHHVFNKGRYKVV